In the Flagellimonas sp. HMM57 genome, one interval contains:
- a CDS encoding outer membrane beta-barrel protein, protein MKRVVLVAALFGMMSIQAQEQINDKLTIEKGTWTLGGNVSIGANNFESTSEFNNEILQNESDRFSVSVFPRFGYAFNDNWIVGLVTEYSLSKTENENENPNSELSTSEFKSESLALAPYVRRYFGVTKNLAFYAQGELGYGKSWSEDIGSNQERRTSEADRFFVGLRPGISFFASKNLAFESSVGLLQYTSVTGEDSSGTENENQGFNFNLNASNLLFGLSYFF, encoded by the coding sequence ATGAAAAGAGTAGTACTAGTTGCAGCACTGTTTGGTATGATGTCCATTCAAGCACAGGAACAAATCAACGACAAACTGACTATCGAAAAGGGGACATGGACCCTTGGAGGGAATGTGTCTATTGGAGCGAATAACTTTGAGTCTACATCAGAGTTCAATAATGAGATTTTACAAAATGAATCTGATCGATTTTCAGTTTCTGTATTTCCCAGATTTGGATATGCTTTTAACGATAATTGGATCGTGGGGTTGGTAACGGAATATAGCCTTAGTAAAACGGAGAATGAAAACGAGAATCCCAATTCAGAGTTGAGCACATCCGAGTTTAAAAGTGAATCTTTGGCCCTGGCACCATATGTTAGAAGATATTTTGGCGTAACCAAAAATCTGGCTTTTTATGCACAGGGAGAATTGGGATATGGAAAATCGTGGTCTGAAGATATTGGAAGTAATCAAGAACGCCGAACTTCGGAAGCGGATCGATTTTTTGTTGGGTTACGCCCAGGAATATCATTCTTTGCCTCAAAAAATCTGGCATTTGAATCATCTGTAGGGTTACTTCAATATACTTCGGTCACAGGTGAAGATAGTTCAGGTACTGAAAATGAAAATCAAGGCTTTAATTTCAATTTGAACGCATCTAACCTCTTGTTCGGTCTATCCTATTTTTTCTGA
- a CDS encoding metallophosphoesterase, whose amino-acid sequence MSSFKRLDRAFKSAKIIHFDNSDKFILFSDCHRGDNSFADDFANNRNIYFHALNHYYREGFQYCELGDGDELWENITFESIFEAHKNVFQLLRQFHLENRLHMVWGNHDMVYRDKSYVDEHLSSYFEPIDGSDKELFEGITYHEALILKHKKTDQELFCTHGHQADWWNYVCWRIGRFLVRVLWKPLQVVGIADPTSPAKNYKELIRIERRIKRWILRNNLKITISGHTHRPRFPEPKQIPYFNAGSCVHPRSITGLEIENGEISLIKWQIATKPDGTLQIVRLLLEGPEKLSDYIEK is encoded by the coding sequence ATGTCCTCATTCAAAAGGTTAGACCGAGCTTTTAAAAGTGCCAAAATCATTCATTTTGACAATAGCGACAAGTTCATACTTTTTAGTGATTGCCATAGGGGCGACAACAGTTTTGCAGATGATTTTGCAAACAATAGAAACATTTACTTTCACGCCTTGAACCATTACTATCGCGAAGGATTTCAATACTGTGAACTGGGAGATGGCGATGAACTTTGGGAGAACATAACTTTTGAATCAATTTTCGAGGCACATAAGAATGTTTTTCAATTGTTACGCCAGTTTCATCTTGAAAATAGATTGCATATGGTATGGGGGAACCACGATATGGTTTATAGGGACAAATCCTATGTGGATGAGCACTTATCGAGCTATTTTGAACCTATAGATGGCTCGGACAAAGAGCTTTTTGAAGGAATAACTTACCACGAAGCCCTAATTCTAAAGCATAAGAAGACAGACCAAGAATTGTTTTGCACACACGGACATCAAGCGGATTGGTGGAACTATGTTTGTTGGCGTATTGGAAGGTTTCTTGTTCGAGTTCTTTGGAAACCGCTACAAGTAGTTGGTATTGCCGACCCTACAAGTCCAGCGAAAAATTATAAAGAACTCATAAGAATAGAAAGAAGAATTAAACGTTGGATTTTAAGAAACAATCTTAAGATTACAATTTCGGGGCATACGCACAGACCACGTTTTCCGGAGCCAAAACAAATTCCCTATTTTAATGCAGGTAGTTGTGTACATCCTAGAAGCATTACCGGACTGGAAATAGAAAATGGGGAAATATCCCTGATCAAGTGGCAAATAGCCACTAAACCTGATGGCACTTTGCAAATAGTACGCTTATTGCTGGAAGGCCCGGAAAAACTATCGGATTACATTGAAAAGTAG
- a CDS encoding GAF domain-containing protein, whose translation MLKLVSFNKLLEHYDNQLNSKDKYLADRAKYVLDAQAPYPELREGFDDITLLDKHKEVISIILADTFAPVLTNNEIKTASTPFENLVFNSSERFQKILKDAGEGFELEIRNLPMDINYIMKCTIILNFYYGFKMDLKRPLFYDIPDANGVMRHYRILYNADFMEIIPTELSKELSQEDVDELLENFDDLELWKEKIPPNSFISKGFVISNMFDVSAEHSISEIKSTLIGSNKRGNEDFMESFQDTFRSLFNLKKINVGFAGYDANTDKFLKIYGKGIESYVLKGVETESCDAILCDHSYGKLFNENTYVAISNVDKYYEKSEGGQPYKNLYEQGIKSAILAPIADNGVLLGVLELVSTTVNELNSVNANKLDDVMPFIVSAVIRSIEEEENLVDAIIQHECTTVHSSVYWKFQEEAKRFMADELLGNQPIFKEIVFKDVYPLYGQVDIKDSSKERNLSIQRDLMIQLSEINDVLWAAVKKYQLPVYEELMYRVDTYLEEVRDALYTHTEQAIFDFVKEEITPVFKHLKKEDKQLRKLVEGYEAQIDAETESYYDHRRNYDHSVMEANMQLAALLDRKQLDAQRMFPHYFERYKTDGVEHNMYIGSSIANDRDFNALYLSNLRLWQLQVMCDMENKYYTLKSKLPVKLDVASLILVYSASLSIRFRMDEKRFDVDGTYNARYEIIKKRIDKSYIKGTNERLTQKGKLSIVYSQRKDEKEYLRYIKFLKSKGYFTNNIEIVELEGLQGVTGLKAIRAEILYTKDVKSERTYTYEDLMEELKS comes from the coding sequence ATGTTGAAATTAGTAAGTTTCAATAAATTGTTGGAACATTATGATAATCAACTTAACAGCAAGGATAAGTACTTGGCGGATAGGGCAAAATATGTCTTGGATGCTCAAGCACCGTACCCTGAGTTGAGAGAAGGTTTTGATGACATTACTTTACTGGACAAACACAAAGAAGTTATCAGCATTATTCTTGCGGATACGTTTGCTCCCGTATTGACCAACAATGAGATTAAGACGGCGTCGACACCTTTTGAAAATTTGGTGTTCAATTCATCTGAACGCTTTCAGAAAATCTTAAAGGATGCTGGTGAAGGTTTTGAACTGGAGATTCGGAATCTGCCTATGGATATCAATTACATTATGAAATGTACCATAATCCTAAATTTTTATTATGGGTTTAAGATGGATTTGAAGCGTCCATTGTTCTATGATATTCCAGATGCAAATGGGGTCATGCGTCATTATAGGATACTTTATAATGCGGATTTTATGGAAATTATTCCTACAGAACTTTCCAAAGAGCTTTCCCAAGAAGATGTTGATGAACTCTTGGAAAATTTTGATGATTTAGAGCTTTGGAAAGAAAAAATCCCACCAAATAGTTTTATCTCTAAAGGTTTCGTGATTTCCAATATGTTCGATGTCAGTGCAGAGCATTCGATTTCTGAAATAAAATCTACACTGATAGGAAGCAATAAAAGAGGCAATGAAGACTTTATGGAAAGTTTTCAAGACACTTTTAGATCGCTGTTTAATCTGAAAAAAATCAATGTTGGTTTTGCAGGTTATGATGCCAATACCGACAAATTCCTAAAAATATATGGAAAGGGCATAGAAAGCTATGTTCTTAAGGGAGTGGAAACCGAATCTTGCGATGCTATTCTGTGTGACCATTCCTATGGTAAGTTGTTCAATGAAAACACTTATGTGGCAATATCCAATGTAGATAAATATTATGAGAAATCGGAAGGAGGACAACCCTATAAAAACCTATATGAACAAGGGATAAAAAGTGCCATTCTAGCTCCGATAGCGGACAACGGAGTTTTGTTAGGTGTTTTGGAATTGGTCTCTACTACCGTAAATGAGTTGAACAGCGTCAATGCAAATAAGTTGGATGATGTAATGCCCTTCATTGTTTCCGCAGTTATCCGTTCTATTGAAGAAGAGGAAAACCTAGTAGATGCAATTATACAGCACGAGTGTACTACCGTTCACTCTTCGGTATATTGGAAATTTCAGGAAGAGGCAAAACGTTTCATGGCAGACGAACTTCTGGGAAATCAACCTATTTTTAAGGAAATTGTATTCAAAGATGTTTATCCCCTCTATGGCCAAGTGGACATTAAGGATTCTTCTAAAGAACGAAATCTTTCCATACAGCGGGATTTAATGATTCAACTTTCAGAAATCAATGATGTTTTGTGGGCGGCGGTCAAAAAATATCAACTTCCCGTTTACGAAGAATTAATGTATAGGGTAGATACCTATTTGGAAGAGGTACGGGATGCATTATACACACATACGGAACAAGCGATTTTTGATTTTGTAAAAGAAGAAATAACTCCTGTTTTCAAACATTTAAAAAAGGAAGACAAACAGCTAAGAAAATTGGTTGAGGGGTACGAGGCCCAGATTGATGCTGAAACCGAGTCCTATTATGACCATCGTCGTAACTATGATCATAGCGTAATGGAAGCCAATATGCAATTAGCAGCTTTGTTGGATCGAAAACAATTGGATGCCCAAAGAATGTTCCCACATTATTTTGAGCGTTACAAAACAGATGGTGTAGAACACAATATGTACATTGGCAGTTCTATAGCAAATGATAGGGATTTTAATGCATTATATCTAAGCAATTTAAGGTTGTGGCAGCTTCAGGTCATGTGCGATATGGAGAATAAGTACTATACACTTAAATCCAAATTGCCCGTAAAACTGGATGTAGCTTCGTTGATTTTAGTTTATAGCGCTTCGTTGTCCATTAGATTTAGAATGGATGAAAAACGTTTTGATGTGGACGGTACATACAATGCACGGTACGAAATCATCAAAAAACGTATTGACAAATCCTATATAAAGGGTACTAACGAGAGATTGACCCAGAAAGGGAAACTGTCCATTGTCTACTCACAACGAAAAGATGAAAAAGAGTATTTACGCTATATTAAATTTTTGAAGTCCAAGGGATACTTTACCAACAATATTGAAATCGTAGAGCTAGAAGGTTTGCAGGGCGTTACGGGGTTAAAAGCAATAAGGGCTGAGATTCTGTATACCAAAGATGTGAAATCTGAACGTACGTATACCTATGAGGATTTAATGGAAGAATTGAAATCCTAA
- a CDS encoding Pycsar system effector family protein, which produces MSEIVEKAEQFVSKLLENELNPKILYHNLRHTQRVVKSTKELLNFYMLPNNENERLLLTAWFHDTGYTKTIENHEEASCAIATEFLKEHKYTKEGIEQICANIMATKRYHEPHNLHEEIIRDADASHFAKKTYWETTDFLKEELKELGIAKYSNKEWRDENIKMFRNEHEFYTEYAKENWEEAKERNLKQLVKEKKTEKEIAKKEALKAKYKSESPDRGIQTLFRVTLKNHLTLSDIADTKANILLSVNAIIISVALSNLIPKLDNPSNTYLIYPTAIFISFSVISMVLAVLATRPNVTSGQFTKQDVQDKKVNLLFFGNFHKMSLNDYEWAIQELVKDKDYIYSSLTKDLYFLGLVLNRKYNILRWTYTIFIIGIVISVIAFGVSFHLYGQPR; this is translated from the coding sequence ATGTCGGAAATAGTTGAAAAAGCTGAACAATTTGTCTCCAAACTTTTGGAAAATGAATTGAATCCAAAAATTCTATACCACAATTTACGACATACCCAACGTGTGGTTAAAAGTACTAAAGAATTGCTCAATTTCTATATGCTTCCCAACAATGAGAACGAAAGGCTTCTTTTGACCGCTTGGTTTCATGATACGGGCTACACAAAAACAATTGAAAATCATGAAGAGGCGAGTTGTGCTATAGCAACAGAATTTCTAAAAGAACATAAGTATACCAAAGAGGGTATTGAACAGATATGTGCCAACATTATGGCAACAAAAAGATACCATGAGCCCCATAACTTACACGAAGAAATTATTAGAGATGCGGATGCCTCTCATTTTGCAAAAAAAACCTATTGGGAAACAACGGATTTTCTGAAAGAAGAATTGAAAGAGTTGGGAATTGCAAAATATTCCAACAAAGAGTGGAGGGATGAAAATATAAAGATGTTCAGAAATGAACATGAGTTTTATACGGAATATGCCAAAGAAAATTGGGAAGAAGCAAAAGAGCGGAATTTAAAACAACTTGTAAAGGAAAAAAAGACCGAAAAAGAAATTGCCAAAAAGGAGGCCCTAAAGGCAAAATATAAGAGTGAAAGTCCGGATAGGGGCATACAAACCCTGTTTAGGGTAACCCTAAAAAACCATTTGACCCTCAGTGATATTGCGGATACCAAGGCCAATATCTTGTTATCTGTAAATGCCATTATCATATCTGTCGCCCTTTCCAACCTCATTCCTAAATTGGATAATCCTTCCAACACATATCTCATCTACCCAACGGCCATATTTATTTCTTTCAGTGTTATATCTATGGTATTAGCGGTTTTGGCCACAAGACCTAATGTAACAAGCGGTCAGTTTACCAAGCAAGATGTGCAGGACAAAAAAGTAAACCTTTTGTTCTTTGGCAATTTTCATAAAATGAGCCTAAACGATTATGAATGGGCCATTCAGGAATTGGTTAAGGATAAAGATTATATTTATTCCTCTCTTACCAAGGATCTATACTTTTTGGGACTTGTACTAAATAGAAAATATAATATTTTACGTTGGACCTATACTATTTTTATCATAGGTATCGTGATATCCGTAATCGCTTTTGGAGTTTCATTTCATTTATATGGACAACCGAGATAA
- a CDS encoding metallophosphoesterase, producing MKKHYLVLLLLVVVYSCATYETKYETPYVAQKVKTDKELEHTFYLIGDAGTSPMGDLNPALKIFKSKLDKAGKNSTAIFLGDNIYPAGLPDKKDSKEAYLKATNDLDAQLASVSDYKGKVVFIPGNHDWYNDGLKGLKRQEKYIEKALDSKEVFFPENGCPIEKIKISDDVIVVAIDTEWYLVNWDKHPTINDDCEIKDRGRFFEELEGIIKKNRDKTVLLALHHPMFTYGSHGGYYSFKQHMNPSGGKFPWPIVGSMANVLRRTSGATTEDLSNKVYNQLKNRIVTLAKYSDNVIFASGHEHTLQYIVESGVPQIVSGSGAKKGATKLLNGSKFSTGRMGYATLKIYKDGSSSVDFFGVGNDGKEELLYDTEVLPADEKPYQKAYDNDFPATMKASIYTAEEIDKGGFYKWVWGERYRKYYATEVEAPTVLLDTLFGGLTIVRKGGGNQSNSLRLQHKDGRQFVMRAMRKSAERYLQAIAFQEQYIIGDFEGSYTEKLLMDFYTGAHPYAPFTIGPLSDAVGLYHTNPKLYYVPKQKTLGGYNDNYGGGLYMIEEHVSEGHDDLASFGYTKKIESTYDLVDRLRKDEKYSIDEKEYVKARLFDMVIGDWDRHVDQWRWAGFEDEKGNTVFKPIPRDRDQAYSIWGDGALMAFASRTVPSLRIFEGFNEEIRSVKGFNSSPRTFALDMALLSQTDIDVWIAQAKYIQDNIDEAVIDRAFSYFPKEVNDETVSNFKKVLLARKKNLVETAKEYFKVINTYSVVTGTDKDDYFEINSLKNGNLEIKGYRIKDGKRQDLFFEKIYRPEFTKEIWLYGLDDDDVFDVKTNTSKIKVRIVGGHNNDIYKVSDDSKKVHIYDFKAKKNTYDEAYSGKIHKLSDYDTNTYAFLKVKASNNQLLPSLGFNPDDGFRIGLTDTYTFNGFKQNPFTQQHTFNAAYYFATNGFDLGYNGEFANVFENINLELNAKFTSPNFSINFFGFGNETENNDDDEPLELDFNRVKIRTIAFAPSLVWRGYLGSKVRLGVSYENYDVEETDNRFIEGFFTDAGRDTQQDFFGVDAEYSYSNTDNEAYPTLGMSFSLHGGYKTNLSDSDRAFGFIIPSLSIDHKLSSSGRLVLASKVKAHFNIGDDFEFYQGASIGANNGLRGFRFQRFVGKTAYFQNTDLRYSFRRQRTGLLPVTPGVFGGFDYGRVWFPGDASGQWHNSYGGGFFVNGADILSANLGLFNSSDGLRFAFGVGFGF from the coding sequence ATGAAAAAACATTACCTAGTTCTTCTATTACTTGTTGTTGTATATAGTTGCGCCACATATGAAACAAAGTATGAAACTCCTTATGTGGCCCAGAAAGTAAAAACTGACAAAGAGCTCGAACATACCTTTTATTTGATAGGGGATGCCGGGACATCTCCAATGGGTGATTTAAACCCCGCGTTAAAAATTTTCAAATCAAAATTGGATAAAGCGGGAAAAAACAGCACTGCAATATTTTTGGGAGATAATATATACCCTGCGGGGTTGCCAGATAAAAAAGATTCAAAGGAGGCCTACTTAAAAGCCACAAATGATTTGGATGCCCAACTAGCATCCGTATCTGATTATAAAGGTAAAGTTGTTTTCATTCCGGGAAACCATGATTGGTATAATGATGGATTGAAAGGACTAAAAAGACAGGAAAAGTATATTGAAAAAGCATTGGACAGCAAAGAAGTCTTCTTTCCTGAAAACGGTTGTCCAATAGAGAAGATCAAGATAAGTGATGATGTTATTGTTGTTGCTATTGATACAGAATGGTATCTGGTAAACTGGGACAAGCACCCAACAATAAATGATGACTGTGAAATTAAAGATCGAGGTAGATTTTTTGAAGAGTTAGAAGGTATTATCAAGAAGAATCGGGATAAAACAGTACTTCTTGCCCTGCATCATCCTATGTTCACTTATGGTTCCCATGGAGGGTACTATTCTTTTAAACAGCACATGAATCCTAGTGGCGGTAAGTTTCCTTGGCCAATTGTTGGTTCAATGGCCAATGTTTTGCGAAGAACTTCGGGAGCTACTACGGAAGATTTATCCAATAAAGTCTACAATCAATTAAAAAACAGGATTGTAACACTGGCCAAATACTCCGATAATGTGATTTTCGCTTCGGGGCATGAGCATACACTACAATATATTGTTGAAAGCGGAGTACCACAAATAGTAAGTGGTTCTGGAGCTAAAAAAGGAGCAACAAAACTTTTGAATGGAAGTAAGTTCTCTACGGGTCGAATGGGCTATGCAACCTTAAAAATATACAAAGACGGTTCGTCAAGTGTTGATTTTTTTGGCGTTGGAAATGATGGTAAGGAAGAACTATTATATGATACAGAAGTACTGCCTGCCGATGAGAAACCCTATCAGAAAGCATACGATAATGACTTTCCGGCTACTATGAAAGCATCAATCTATACAGCAGAAGAAATTGACAAGGGAGGTTTTTACAAATGGGTTTGGGGAGAGCGTTATCGAAAATATTATGCTACTGAAGTAGAGGCACCAACCGTTCTTTTGGATACTTTATTTGGCGGATTAACGATTGTGCGAAAAGGAGGTGGAAACCAGTCAAACTCCTTAAGATTGCAACATAAGGATGGAAGGCAATTTGTAATGCGTGCCATGCGGAAAAGTGCGGAGCGTTATCTACAAGCGATAGCATTTCAAGAGCAATACATCATAGGAGATTTTGAAGGATCGTATACCGAAAAGCTTTTAATGGATTTTTATACGGGCGCACACCCTTATGCACCTTTTACTATTGGACCACTTTCAGATGCAGTAGGTCTTTATCACACCAACCCGAAACTATATTATGTCCCAAAGCAGAAAACTCTGGGAGGATATAACGACAATTACGGAGGCGGTCTTTATATGATTGAAGAACATGTTTCTGAAGGCCATGATGATCTGGCCAGTTTTGGATACACTAAAAAGATTGAGAGCACCTACGATTTAGTGGACAGACTGAGGAAAGATGAAAAATACAGCATTGATGAAAAAGAGTATGTAAAAGCACGTTTGTTCGATATGGTAATCGGGGATTGGGACCGTCATGTGGATCAATGGCGATGGGCAGGGTTTGAAGACGAAAAGGGCAATACTGTTTTTAAACCAATACCCAGGGACAGGGATCAGGCTTACTCAATCTGGGGAGATGGTGCACTAATGGCCTTTGCATCCCGTACCGTACCTTCACTTAGGATATTTGAAGGTTTCAATGAAGAAATACGAAGTGTTAAAGGGTTTAATTCCTCTCCTAGGACTTTTGCTTTGGATATGGCACTTCTTTCCCAAACCGATATTGATGTATGGATTGCACAAGCTAAATACATTCAAGACAATATAGATGAAGCAGTAATTGATCGTGCCTTTTCATATTTTCCAAAAGAAGTGAACGATGAAACGGTATCCAATTTCAAAAAAGTATTGCTAGCCAGAAAAAAGAACCTTGTGGAAACTGCCAAGGAGTATTTCAAGGTAATTAATACATATAGTGTGGTTACGGGAACGGATAAGGATGATTATTTTGAAATCAATTCACTGAAAAATGGAAATTTAGAAATCAAGGGCTATCGAATAAAGGACGGGAAAAGGCAAGATTTGTTCTTTGAAAAAATATATCGGCCAGAATTCACTAAAGAGATTTGGCTGTACGGTCTGGATGATGATGATGTTTTTGATGTTAAAACGAACACTTCAAAAATTAAGGTGAGAATTGTTGGGGGGCATAATAATGATATCTATAAAGTGTCTGATGATAGTAAGAAAGTCCATATCTACGATTTTAAAGCTAAAAAGAACACTTACGACGAAGCGTATAGTGGCAAGATTCATAAACTCAGCGATTACGATACGAACACTTATGCGTTTCTTAAGGTAAAGGCCAGTAACAATCAGTTATTGCCTTCACTGGGATTTAATCCAGATGATGGCTTTAGAATCGGACTTACGGATACGTACACTTTCAATGGATTCAAACAAAATCCGTTCACACAGCAGCACACTTTCAATGCGGCTTATTATTTTGCCACCAATGGTTTCGACTTGGGGTATAACGGTGAATTTGCCAATGTTTTTGAAAATATAAATCTAGAATTGAATGCAAAATTTACCAGTCCGAATTTCAGTATTAACTTTTTTGGATTTGGTAATGAAACGGAAAACAATGATGATGACGAACCGTTAGAGCTGGATTTTAACCGGGTAAAGATCAGGACCATAGCCTTTGCTCCATCTTTGGTCTGGAGAGGCTATTTGGGTTCAAAGGTGCGCTTGGGCGTTTCTTATGAAAACTACGATGTTGAAGAAACGGATAATCGTTTTATTGAAGGATTTTTTACGGATGCCGGAAGGGATACACAACAGGATTTCTTTGGTGTTGATGCAGAGTACAGCTATTCCAACACGGATAACGAAGCTTATCCAACACTTGGGATGAGTTTTTCATTGCATGGCGGATACAAGACCAATTTGAGCGACTCGGATAGGGCATTTGGATTTATAATACCTAGTTTATCGATTGACCATAAATTGTCTTCCAGTGGAAGATTGGTGCTTGCCTCCAAAGTAAAGGCGCACTTTAATATTGGAGATGACTTTGAGTTTTATCAAGGCGCTAGCATAGGGGCCAATAATGGTTTAAGGGGTTTCCGCTTTCAACGATTTGTTGGGAAAACTGCCTACTTCCAAAATACGGATTTACGCTATAGTTTCAGGAGACAGCGAACGGGACTTCTACCCGTGACCCCAGGTGTTTTTGGAGGTTTTGATTATGGAAGGGTCTGGTTTCCCGGTGATGCTTCTGGACAATGGCACAATTCCTACGGTGGCGGGTTTTTTGTGAATGGAGCCGATATTCTATCTGCTAACCTGGGACTGTTCAATAGCTCAGATGGGTTACGGTTTGCTTTTGGAGTAGGTTTCGGTTTTTAA
- a CDS encoding GyrI-like domain-containing protein, with the protein MKRKISLVLFAVLSAALIWYLFIKPADYLVSFTVNTFPGTVNKTIKNWEKSMVVDAPLKEYGIRNIEQQLRFGDSIVKYDWKIIPLTDSTSKVKVHIKDLDHSLMNKIMIPFTSTVIEERSKKNLLNFNKYLNEHLKKFKVKIVGEDNLKSTYCAYIEVKGLQSEKAFGMMRDFPFLSGFVKENDLKVNGSPFVELTKWNMESDSIEYNFCFPILKQDSLPMNKEIKYKNFESKKALKAIYNGNYITSDRAWYKLLDYAETNAINVEKTPIEIFQNNPNMGGNELEWIAEIYMPLKEPNE; encoded by the coding sequence ATGAAACGAAAGATTTCTTTGGTACTTTTCGCTGTACTTTCTGCTGCCCTAATTTGGTACCTATTTATCAAGCCAGCCGATTATTTGGTTTCCTTCACGGTAAATACTTTTCCCGGCACCGTAAATAAAACGATTAAAAATTGGGAAAAAAGTATGGTAGTAGATGCTCCGCTCAAAGAATATGGGATTCGTAATATTGAGCAACAGCTAAGGTTTGGAGATAGTATTGTCAAATACGATTGGAAAATTATCCCCCTTACGGATTCTACCTCAAAAGTCAAAGTACATATCAAGGATTTGGACCATAGCTTGATGAATAAAATCATGATTCCTTTCACATCGACCGTCATAGAAGAACGCTCCAAAAAAAACTTACTGAACTTCAACAAATATTTGAATGAGCATCTTAAAAAATTTAAAGTGAAAATTGTTGGAGAGGACAACTTAAAGTCAACGTATTGCGCTTACATAGAAGTAAAAGGCTTGCAATCTGAAAAAGCGTTTGGGATGATGCGCGACTTCCCTTTTTTAAGTGGCTTTGTAAAAGAAAACGATCTTAAGGTGAATGGCAGTCCATTTGTTGAACTTACCAAATGGAATATGGAAAGTGACAGTATCGAATATAATTTTTGTTTTCCAATTCTAAAACAGGACTCTTTGCCCATGAATAAAGAAATAAAGTATAAGAACTTTGAATCAAAAAAAGCTTTAAAAGCTATTTATAATGGAAATTACATTACTTCGGATAGAGCTTGGTACAAACTTTTGGATTATGCTGAAACGAATGCAATAAACGTGGAGAAAACACCTATAGAAATTTTTCAAAACAATCCCAATATGGGAGGTAATGAGTTGGAATGGATTGCCGAAATATACATGCCATTAAAAGAACCCAATGAATAA